Sequence from the Planctomycetota bacterium genome:
GCCGCAGCGGCGAAGTAGGTTTCGCCGTCATCGACGGTGAAGTAGCTCTCCGTGATGCTGATCACGACCGGGCCGTCCGGCTGAGACTGGTGACGGATGGTCATCCAAAGCACGGACCCGATGATGACAGCCAGCGCGATGACGGCCGACGGCCCCGAGAACTGCTGAATCGTTTCGCGTACTGCCATGGGAGCACCCATCCTGGTTGGAGGCCCAGCGTATCGAATCCGTCTCGCCAACGCTGTGCGGCCTTGTGCCTCGCCCCCGACCTAACGCCGCCGACGGTGGAATATTGCGAAGAAGCACGACGTCCCGGTCGAAGACCGATTCACTCGGCCTTCGCGGCAGCTTCGCGCGTCGTCATCTCGACGTGGTCGGCGAGCTTGGCTTTGAGCGCTTCCAGCTTCTCAAGGCCGCCGGAGTTGAGGTGCTCTCTGGGCGAGGCTGCTGGGCCGGTGCCTTCGGGCTCGGGCATGTCCTTCGTCAGCGTCATGAGCCACTTGTCGAACTCCGTGCCGTCCTCACGCATGGAGAAGTGGATGAGGTGGACGCCCGGCTCTTCGATGTCGAGCCAGATCTGGCCCGGAACACCGACGTGCTTCTCAGGCGTCCGCTGGGCCGAACGCCACTTCCACTGACGCTTGGCGATCCACTGCAGCCGCTGGCCGCTCTCTGGCCAGGTGCCGTTGATGCCGACGTGCAATCCGTTGTCTTCGCTGCCCGTCGAGTAGATGCGTGCCCACACGTAGTACCGCCCTGGCTCTTCGATGACGACCGGATAGGTCAGGATGGCCATCTTGCCAGGCGCGGGGGCGAAGTTGATGCCGGGCGTGATGGTGTCGCCGTGGGTCTGTCGGGTGTCGGGCAGCGCTTCGAGGTACGCCCCGCCGCTAGCGCCTTCGAGGTGTGGCGGATCGGCGTCGGGGGTCACCTCCGGCAACGAGTCGGCCGCGACGCGGTACCAGCGTCGGATTTCGTCGAGATACTGCCCGGCAAAGTCCTCGGCCTCGACGACGAGCATGCCTTCCGATGCGATGGCCGCATGATGAGCTTCGTGTGCCTGGGCAGGCGCCGCCATCAAGCCCAGTGTGGCAACTCCTCCGAGGGCTGTGACGCATGAAGCTTTGAATCGATGGGTTGTTCCTCTTCCGCGATGCAAGACCATCTCGATAGCTTGCCAAAGAAAGCTGTTGTTTTCAAGGCCTGACCATTCGATGCGATGCCGTGTCGTTAGCATTGGCAGCATGCTCAAAGGAATCAGCCCTCTCTTGTCCCCGGACCTTCTGGCGACGCTTTGCCGGATGGGTCACGGCGATGAGATCGTCCTTGCCGATGCACATTTTCCAGGGCACGCACTCGGCGTGCCGGTCCTTCGTGCCGACGGACTGCCGATCGTGCCGCTGCTGGAGGCGATTCTGCCGCTCTTCGAGCTTGACGAGTACGTTGAGTCGCCGCTCGGCATGATGGCCGTCGTGCCAGGCGACACGGAAGACCCGGCCGTCAAGCAGTCGTACCTCGACGCGGCGGCCCGAACGATCGGCCGAGCGCCGAGCGTCGAAATGGTCGAACGGTTCGCGTTCTACGACCGCGCCAAGACCGCCTTTGCCGTCGTGATGACCGGCGATACGGCTAAGTACGCCAACCTGATCCTTCGCAAAGGCGTCACGCCGGTGTGACGGCACCGGAGCGGTCGGTGCACCAGCCGTTTGACAAAGCCCAACTTTATCTGGAAAGTTGCTGCAGCAGCACCGCCTTCTCATGGCGGTGGCAGGTCCGTCACGGCAGGAGGAGCACCGCATGGACGAGGCGACCGAGGAGCACGCGTTCTCGACAAACAAGCCCAAGACCACCCGTCGGACGGTGCACGAGGTCGCGCCCGAGGACCGCGTCCCAACGGGCCAGAAGTTCGCGTACGCGATGGGTGTCGTCTCCGACCACTTCGCGCAGTTCGCGATCAACGCGTTCCTCATGCCGTTCTTCAACCTCGCGCTGGGCATGTCGCCAGCGCTCATCGGCATTGCCCAGGGCATCGCCAGGCTGTGGGACGCGATCAACGACCCGCTGATCGGATCGATCAGCGATCACTGGAAGGGCCGATGGGGCAGGCGTCGGCCGTTCATCTTCGTCGGGGCGTTCGCGATTGGCATCGTCTTCCCGATGGTCTGGCTCGTTCCGACGAGCTGGGACGACCGGTCGCTGATGATCTGGCTGATCATCGCCCTGCTGTGCTACTACACGGCCTACTCGCTGCTATCGGTGCCGTACGAGTCGCTGGGCATCGAGCTGACGCCCGACTACCAGGAGCGGACCAACGTCTTCACGCTCCGTTCCTACGTCGTTCAGATCTTCGACTTCGGCATCCATTGGCTCCTTCCGCTGGCGACGTTCTTTGCAACCGGCATGGCGACGGAGCAGATCGCGGGCGAGCCACTGGTCGAAGGGACCGAGGCGTTCGCCGAACGACTCAAAGAGCTCACGCAGCTAAGGCTCGCCGACGCGATTCCGTACCTCGCGATCGGCGTGGGTGCGATGATCGTGGTGACGGGCATCATTCCCGCGATTTTCTGCGTCGAGCGATACGCGGGCGTCGCCAGGACGCAGCGGAGTGAGAACCCGCTCAAGAGCATCTGGTCGCTGCTGCAGAACGGCCCGTTCCTCATCGCGATGGGCTCGATCGCGATCTTCCTGTTCGGCGTGACGACGACTGGGTCGTTCGGCCTCTACGTCCACGCGTACTACATCTACGACAGCGACATCGAAGCGGCCGCGTACCTCGGCGGGGTGCACAGCACGGTCAACCTCGCATTCGGCCTCGTCGGTGCTGCTGTCATCCATCGCCTGTCGAAGTTCATCGACAAGAAGCCGCTGCTCATCGGCTGCGTCGTCGTGATGCTGCTGTCGACGCTGGCGATGATCTGGACGTATCAGCCAGGAAGGCCTTGGCTCACGCTCGTGCAACGGCCAACGCTTGCGATTGCGAGCACGGGCTTCTGGGTCTTGATCATCTCAATGCGTGCCGACGTCGGCGACTGGGACGAGTTCGTCAACGGGCGACGGCGTGAGGGCGTCATCGCGGCACTGGGCAACTGGCTGGTCAAGCTCGCGATCACGCTGGCGACCGTCGCAGGTGGTGTCTTGCTCGAGTACTACATCGGCTTCGACGTTGAGCTTCGCGGCGATCAGGCGGAGGGAACCCTGCCGAAGCTGAAGTGGTCGTTCATCGCCATCCAGACGGCTGGCATCTGCGTCGTGCTGGTGCTGCTCATGCTCTATCCGCTGACACGCGAGCGGCTGCAGGACGTTCGCCAGCAACTCGAGGCCCGGCGATCGAAGGTGTGACGCGCCCGCGCTCCACCAACGCAAAAAGAAGCGGCCAGAGGCGTGAGCCACTGACCGCTGCGGAGGAGGACGACGCTGACACACACGCCGGGCGTGGCCCGACAAGCATGTCAGCTTGCTAAGTAAAGTAATCGCAAAACGCCCGTTGTCAACTCCGATAGCGAACCGGGCCCAAGGCCGCTACCGGCTCATCGTCGACCGGAGCTGCGTGCTGCTACGCGGCGTCAGACCGGGCGGCGGTGTCCGTGGCAGGACGACGTACTCCAGCCCTGCCTGAGCGCAGAAATCGCGCTTCTCGTCGTTGTCGCCGTCTTCGTTGACGAGGTAGATGTCCGGGCGAAGCCGCTCGATCTCGGGTGCGGCGTCAAGCCAACCGTGGCCGGAGCTGACCAGAGCGAGCTTCACGTTGCGCACGGCGTTGCAGAGATAGCAACGCTCTCGATCGCTCACGAGCGGCCGATCGTTTCCCTTGAGCAGCTTGATGTTCGCGTCGTGCCCGACGACCACGTACAGATCGCCGAAGGCGGACGCCTCTTCGAAGAACCGGATGTGGCCGCTATGCATGAGGTCGTAGCAGCCGGTCACGAGCACCTTTTTCCCGGCCGGATCCGCAGGGCACGTTGGCGGATCCGGGATCTCCAGCTGGCCGACGGACGACACGGCATCGTTCGCATCATCGACGGCAACAACCGACTCGACGGCGTCCAACGCCTCCGCAACGTACCGCCGTTCATCGAATGGAAACTTCGCAAGAGCGCCGGTGACCTTGGCAACGAGCGCATCCGTCCAAAGCCGCAGCGTGATCGGCCCACCTGCGGCCTGGGCTGCGAGGTCGATCGGTCGAACGTTCGCAGCGGTGAACCCGTCGAACGCAGCGGAGCAGGAGTCGTTCATGACGCCCTCCGCAACCGCACCTGGAACGCTCCCTCGACCGGCTCTTCGCTCAGCACGTACAAGTATCCGCCGCCGCAGCCGCTGAACATCGCGCCGGCGTAGGCATCCTGGTACGCCTGGAGCACGGCGGGCAGGTCGACGTTGAGCGTCGGGTGCCGAAGCACGTGCGGCAGCAGCGAACCCCAGCACTCGACGCAGTCGTTGAAGCTTCGGCCAAGCTTGTCGATGTCCCTGTCGACGATCGCGTCGAAGCAGTCTTTGCCACTCTGGCCGAGGGCTGCGATTGTCTCAGGGTCGAGGTGCTGCTCGCCGAGCGGGTTGTAGCCGGGCGGTCGCGGTTCGACGACGAGCACGTGGATCACACGCTCCAGCCAGTCGAGGACCTCTGGGTCCGTGCACGACTCGATGTGCGACGGGAAGACGCCGCCTTCGACGCTCGCATCGAAGTCGAGCCGGCAGACACCCGGATAGATCAGCCCGATCATGTCCTGGCTTCCCGAGGGCTCCGACTGGCCCTCGTTTTCAGCGGCGTAGAGCTCGCGGACGAGGTCGGCCGGATCGCGATCGGGCAGGCGATCGCCCCACAGCTCACGCGCGACGCGTCGCGTGCCACTGGCGATGCCGGCACGGCTCATGAATCGGACCGTCGGCTCGACGCCCACCGTTACCATGCTGCCCGGCGGCTTCGGGTTGAGACGGCTGACAAACGGCTGGTCGATCCATCCGCCCGCAAGCGCAAGGCGATACGGGATGTGGCCGACATCTGGGACTCGACTCAGGTCGGGTTGTTGATTCGCTAGCACCGGCATCAGTGGCCGCCCATCCGCGACTCGTCGGCGACGACGCGCTCGCCACGCTTGCGGGCAACATACTGGCTCTCGATCCAGTTGAACGTTTCCTTCAGCCCGTCAGCGAGCGTGATGGTCGGCTCCCAGCCGATCTTTTCCTTGATGAACGTGTTGTCGCTGTTGCGACCGGCAACGCCTTGCGGCGCGTCGAGGTCGTAGTTGCGTTTGAGATCGATCCCGCCGATGCGTTCGGCCTCGTCGACGAGCTCGTTGATCGACACAAGCTTCGAGCTCCCAAGGTTGACGGGAACGGCGTTGAGGTTGTCGGCGTGCATGATTCGATCGATTCCGGCGACGCAGTCATCGATGTACATGAAGCTGCGAGTCTGTTTGCCGCTGCCCCAGATCGTGATTTCCTTCTCGCCGCCGTGCTTGGCGTCGATGACTTTTCGGCAGATGGCCGCCGGTGCCTTTTCTCGACCACCGTCCCAGGTGCCCAGCGGGCCGTAGACGTTGTGGAATCGAGCGATGGCCGTGAACATGCCGCGTTCGCTGGTGTACTCCTGGCACACCATCTCGCTGAAGAGTTTCTCCCAGCCGTAGCCGCGCTCCGCCATGGCCGGATACGCATCTTCTTCCTTGAGTGCTCGGACTTGAGGGTCCTTCTGAAGCTCGGTGTTGTACGCACAGGCACTGGAGCTGAAGAAGTACCGACCCACTCCCGCCTCGTAGGCGGCTTCGGTGAGGTGGGTGTTGATCAGAACGCTGCGAAGACACTCGACGCGGAACCGTTCGATGAAGCCCATTCCGCCCATGTCGGCGGCAAGGTTGTAGACCTCGGCGGCGTCGCGGCAGGCGACCTCGCAGTTGCGGCGATCAAAGAGGTCGACGCACAGCTCCTCCACGCCGGCCGTTCGTTGGTACCACCGCGCGACCGGCTTTTTGTCAACGGCTCGGATCCGCTTGAAGCCGAGGTCGCGAAGGTAGCGGACCAGCGCGCCGCCGATGAAGCCGCCGGCTCCGGTGACGACGAGCAGGTCCTCGCGGTCGGCGCGATTGTCGAGTTGGGGTGGGTCGATAAGCATGAGTCGGAAGGATGCAATCTGCAGGTGGTCTGAACCATACCCGATATGGTTGGTGGCATGCCAAATCTTGACCTCGACCAGCTGCCGCAGACCCCGGACTGGTTCGTGACGGCGGTGCGCGAAGCAAGGCGATTCGTGCTGCCGCCGGATCAGGTCAAACGCGATGGCGTCCTCAGTGGCGGTGTGGAAGTCTGCGGCAGCAGCTATCTCGTGGAGCGGAGTGCGTTTCCCTTCACTGGCATCGAGTTTGTCGCCAGTGGCGACGTGCTTGTTCAACTGGGCGACCAGCCGCCACGGACCGTCGGGCCGGGCGGGCTGATCTGCTACGACGCCACCGTGCCTCACCAGCTC
This genomic interval carries:
- a CDS encoding NAD-dependent epimerase/dehydratase family protein codes for the protein MLIDPPQLDNRADREDLLVVTGAGGFIGGALVRYLRDLGFKRIRAVDKKPVARWYQRTAGVEELCVDLFDRRNCEVACRDAAEVYNLAADMGGMGFIERFRVECLRSVLINTHLTEAAYEAGVGRYFFSSSACAYNTELQKDPQVRALKEEDAYPAMAERGYGWEKLFSEMVCQEYTSERGMFTAIARFHNVYGPLGTWDGGREKAPAAICRKVIDAKHGGEKEITIWGSGKQTRSFMYIDDCVAGIDRIMHADNLNAVPVNLGSSKLVSINELVDEAERIGGIDLKRNYDLDAPQGVAGRNSDNTFIKEKIGWEPTITLADGLKETFNWIESQYVARKRGERVVADESRMGGH
- a CDS encoding adenylyltransferase/cytidyltransferase family protein, with amino-acid sequence MNDSCSAAFDGFTAANVRPIDLAAQAAGGPITLRLWTDALVAKVTGALAKFPFDERRYVAEALDAVESVVAVDDANDAVSSVGQLEIPDPPTCPADPAGKKVLVTGCYDLMHSGHIRFFEEASAFGDLYVVVGHDANIKLLKGNDRPLVSDRERCYLCNAVRNVKLALVSSGHGWLDAAPEIERLRPDIYLVNEDGDNDEKRDFCAQAGLEYVVLPRTPPPGLTPRSSTQLRSTMSR
- a CDS encoding MFS transporter; protein product: MDEATEEHAFSTNKPKTTRRTVHEVAPEDRVPTGQKFAYAMGVVSDHFAQFAINAFLMPFFNLALGMSPALIGIAQGIARLWDAINDPLIGSISDHWKGRWGRRRPFIFVGAFAIGIVFPMVWLVPTSWDDRSLMIWLIIALLCYYTAYSLLSVPYESLGIELTPDYQERTNVFTLRSYVVQIFDFGIHWLLPLATFFATGMATEQIAGEPLVEGTEAFAERLKELTQLRLADAIPYLAIGVGAMIVVTGIIPAIFCVERYAGVARTQRSENPLKSIWSLLQNGPFLIAMGSIAIFLFGVTTTGSFGLYVHAYYIYDSDIEAAAYLGGVHSTVNLAFGLVGAAVIHRLSKFIDKKPLLIGCVVVMLLSTLAMIWTYQPGRPWLTLVQRPTLAIASTGFWVLIISMRADVGDWDEFVNGRRREGVIAALGNWLVKLAITLATVAGGVLLEYYIGFDVELRGDQAEGTLPKLKWSFIAIQTAGICVVLVLLMLYPLTRERLQDVRQQLEARRSKV
- the fucU gene encoding L-fucose mutarotase, which encodes MLKGISPLLSPDLLATLCRMGHGDEIVLADAHFPGHALGVPVLRADGLPIVPLLEAILPLFELDEYVESPLGMMAVVPGDTEDPAVKQSYLDAAARTIGRAPSVEMVERFAFYDRAKTAFAVVMTGDTAKYANLILRKGVTPV